The proteins below come from a single Trachemys scripta elegans isolate TJP31775 chromosome 16, CAS_Tse_1.0, whole genome shotgun sequence genomic window:
- the LOC117888569 gene encoding cytochrome P450 2A13-like isoform X2 yields MDLLGAVALFLVICLSYLLLLSTWRQMQGRGQMPPGPTPLPLLGNLLQVELRDMRKSLMKISERYGPVYTLHLGPRRVVVLCGYQAVKEALLDQAEDFSGRGEQATFSWLFEGYGVIFANGERAKQLRRFSITTLRNFGVGKRGIEERILEEAHFLLEALRGTKGLPFDPTYFLSRTVSNVISSVVFGDRFDYEDKEFISLLSMMMDSFHFTATAWGQLYEMFSCTMRYLPGPQRAAFKQLEGLEKFIERKVKANQETLDPNSPRDFIDCFLVKMQQEKENPSSEFFLKNIVLTALNVFFAGTETVSTTLRYGFLLLLKYPEIEEKIHEEIDRVIGRNRAPSMEDRSRMPYTDAVIHEFQRFCDVIPMGVARRVIRDTQFRGYTIPKGTEVYPMLGSVLYDPTQFSSPDTFDPSHFLDGNGQFKKSDAFVPFSIGKRYCFGEMLARMELFIFLTSILQNFRFRSPVEPKDIDISPKLVGFATVPRSYEMCLVPR; encoded by the exons ATGGATCTCCTGGGAGCCGTCGCCCTGTTCCTGGTCATCTGCCTGTCCTACCTTCTGCTCCTCTCCACCTGGCGGCAAATGCAGGGCCGGGGGCAAATGCCCCCGGGGCCCACCCCGCTGCCCCTCCTCGGGAACCTGCTGCAGGTGGAGCTCCGCGACATGCGCAAGTCGCTGATGAAG ATCAGCGAGCGCTACGGCCCCGTCTACACCCTCCACCTGGGCCCCCGGCGGGTGGTGGTGCTGTGCGGCTACCAGGCGGTGAAGGAGGCCCTGCTGGACCAGGCCGAGGACTTCAGCGGGCGCGGGGAACAAGCCACCTTCAGCTGGCTCTTCGAGGGCTACG gaGTGATCTTCGCCAACGGGGAGCGGGCGAAGCAGCTGCGCCGGTTCTCCATCACCACACTGAGGAACTTCGGGGTGGGGAAGCGAGGCATCGAGGAGCGGATCCTGGAGGAGGCTCATTTCCTGCTGGAAGCCTTGCGGGGCACGAAAG GTTTGCCCTTCGACCCCACCTACTTCCTGAGCCGCACGGTGTCCAACGTCATTAGCTCCGTGGTCTTCGGGGACCGGTTCGACTACGAGGACAAGGAGTTtatctccctgctctccatgatGATGGACAGTTTCCACTTCACCGCCACGGCCTGGGGGCAG ctctacGAGATGTTCTCGTGCACCATGCGCTACCTGCCCGGCCCCCAGCGCGCAGCGTTCAAGCAGCTGGAGGGGCTGGAGAAGTTCATCGAGAGGAAGGTGAAGGCGAACCAGGAGACCCTGGACCCCAACTCCCCTCGGGATTTCATCGACTGCTTCCTGGTCAAAATGCAGCAG gaaaaggaaaatcctTCCTCTGAGTTCTTCCTGAAGAACATTGTTCTGACGGCGCTCAACGTCTTCTTCGCCGGGACGGAGACCGTCAGCACCACCCTGCGCTACggcttcctgctcctgctgaaatACCCGGAGATCGAAG AAAAGATCCACGAGGAGATCGACCGGGTGATCGGGCGGAACCGCGCCCCGAGCATGGAGGACCGGAGCCGGATGCCCTACACGGACGCCGTCATCCACGAGTTCCAGAGGTTCTGCGACGTCATCCCCATGGGCGTAGCACGCCGGGTGATCAGGGACACCCAGTTCCGGGGATACACTATTCCCAAG GGGACGGAGGTGTACCCGATGCTGGGATCCGTGCTGTATGACCCCACGCAGTTCAGCAGCCCCGACACCTTCGACCCCAGCCATTTCTTGGATGGGAACGGCCAGTTTAAGAAGAGCGACGCCTTCGTGCCCTTCTCAATAG GGAAGAGGTATTGTTTCGGGGAGATGCTGGCACGCATGGAACTCTTCATCTTCCTCACCAGCATCCTGCAGAACTTCCGCTTCCGCTCCCCCGTGGAGCCCAAAGACATCGACATCTCCCCGAAGCTGGTCGGGTTCGCCACCGTGCCCCGCAGCTACGAGATGTGCCTGGTCCCGCGCTAG
- the LOC117888569 gene encoding cytochrome P450 2A13-like isoform X1 translates to MWILDSRAFSGRSPDPDCVIGCAIAPAAGRADLITDGHRRGGRSQPTMDLLGAVALFLVICLSYLLLLSTWRQMQGRGQMPPGPTPLPLLGNLLQVELRDMRKSLMKISERYGPVYTLHLGPRRVVVLCGYQAVKEALLDQAEDFSGRGEQATFSWLFEGYGVIFANGERAKQLRRFSITTLRNFGVGKRGIEERILEEAHFLLEALRGTKGLPFDPTYFLSRTVSNVISSVVFGDRFDYEDKEFISLLSMMMDSFHFTATAWGQLYEMFSCTMRYLPGPQRAAFKQLEGLEKFIERKVKANQETLDPNSPRDFIDCFLVKMQQEKENPSSEFFLKNIVLTALNVFFAGTETVSTTLRYGFLLLLKYPEIEEKIHEEIDRVIGRNRAPSMEDRSRMPYTDAVIHEFQRFCDVIPMGVARRVIRDTQFRGYTIPKGTEVYPMLGSVLYDPTQFSSPDTFDPSHFLDGNGQFKKSDAFVPFSIGTNPPQSSVPSGPSSEIWAWPSRPLLDLTLRRENCEARSPAGVNQCHSIGVKGAVHTHSGVGVR, encoded by the exons ATGTGGATTTTGGACTCCAGGGCTTTCTCTGGAAGGAGCCCAGACCCGGATTGTGTAATCGGTTGTGCAATCGCGCCGGCCGCCGGCAGAGCTGACTTGATCACAGACGGGCACAGGAGAGGTGGAAGGTCCCAGCCCACCATGGATCTCCTGGGAGCCGTCGCCCTGTTCCTGGTCATCTGCCTGTCCTACCTTCTGCTCCTCTCCACCTGGCGGCAAATGCAGGGCCGGGGGCAAATGCCCCCGGGGCCCACCCCGCTGCCCCTCCTCGGGAACCTGCTGCAGGTGGAGCTCCGCGACATGCGCAAGTCGCTGATGAAG ATCAGCGAGCGCTACGGCCCCGTCTACACCCTCCACCTGGGCCCCCGGCGGGTGGTGGTGCTGTGCGGCTACCAGGCGGTGAAGGAGGCCCTGCTGGACCAGGCCGAGGACTTCAGCGGGCGCGGGGAACAAGCCACCTTCAGCTGGCTCTTCGAGGGCTACG gaGTGATCTTCGCCAACGGGGAGCGGGCGAAGCAGCTGCGCCGGTTCTCCATCACCACACTGAGGAACTTCGGGGTGGGGAAGCGAGGCATCGAGGAGCGGATCCTGGAGGAGGCTCATTTCCTGCTGGAAGCCTTGCGGGGCACGAAAG GTTTGCCCTTCGACCCCACCTACTTCCTGAGCCGCACGGTGTCCAACGTCATTAGCTCCGTGGTCTTCGGGGACCGGTTCGACTACGAGGACAAGGAGTTtatctccctgctctccatgatGATGGACAGTTTCCACTTCACCGCCACGGCCTGGGGGCAG ctctacGAGATGTTCTCGTGCACCATGCGCTACCTGCCCGGCCCCCAGCGCGCAGCGTTCAAGCAGCTGGAGGGGCTGGAGAAGTTCATCGAGAGGAAGGTGAAGGCGAACCAGGAGACCCTGGACCCCAACTCCCCTCGGGATTTCATCGACTGCTTCCTGGTCAAAATGCAGCAG gaaaaggaaaatcctTCCTCTGAGTTCTTCCTGAAGAACATTGTTCTGACGGCGCTCAACGTCTTCTTCGCCGGGACGGAGACCGTCAGCACCACCCTGCGCTACggcttcctgctcctgctgaaatACCCGGAGATCGAAG AAAAGATCCACGAGGAGATCGACCGGGTGATCGGGCGGAACCGCGCCCCGAGCATGGAGGACCGGAGCCGGATGCCCTACACGGACGCCGTCATCCACGAGTTCCAGAGGTTCTGCGACGTCATCCCCATGGGCGTAGCACGCCGGGTGATCAGGGACACCCAGTTCCGGGGATACACTATTCCCAAG GGGACGGAGGTGTACCCGATGCTGGGATCCGTGCTGTATGACCCCACGCAGTTCAGCAGCCCCGACACCTTCGACCCCAGCCATTTCTTGGATGGGAACGGCCAGTTTAAGAAGAGCGACGCCTTCGTGCCCTTCTCAATAGGTACGAATCCCCCGCAGAGCTCGGTTCCGAGCGGCCCAAGCAGCGAGATCTGGGCCTGGCCCAGCCGCCCGCTGCTAGACCTCACCCTGCGTAGAGAGAATTGTGaggccagatccccagccggtgtaaatcagtgtcactccattGGGGTCAAGggggctgttcacacacactcCGGGGTAGGTGTGCGCTGA
- the LOC117888569 gene encoding cytochrome P450 2A13-like isoform X3 yields the protein MWILDSRAFSGRSPDPDCVIGCAIAPAAGRADLITDGHRRGGRSQPTMDLLGAVALFLVICLSYLLLLSTWRQMQGRGQMPPGPTPLPLLGNLLQVELRDMRKSLMKISERYGPVYTLHLGPRRVVVLCGYQAVKEALLDQAEDFSGRGEQATFSWLFEGYGVIFANGERAKQLRRFSITTLRNFGVGKRGIEERILEEAHFLLEALRGTKGLPFDPTYFLSRTVSNVISSVVFGDRFDYEDKEFISLLSMMMDSFHFTATAWGQLYEMFSCTMRYLPGPQRAAFKQLEGLEKFIERKVKANQETLDPNSPRDFIDCFLVKMQQEKENPSSEFFLKNIVLTALNVFFAGTETVSTTLRYGFLLLLKYPEIEEKIHEEIDRVIGRNRAPSMEDRSRMPYTDAVIHEFQRFCDVIPMGVARRVIRDTQFRGYTIPKGTEVYPMLGSVLHDPTQFSSPDTFDPSHFLDGNGQFKKSDAFVPFSIGTNSPQSSVPSGPSSEIWAWPSRPLLDLTLRTENCEARSPAGGNQCHSIGVKGLFTHTPG from the exons ATGTGGATTTTGGACTCCAGGGCTTTCTCTGGAAGGAGCCCAGACCCGGATTGTGTAATCGGTTGTGCAATCGCGCCGGCCGCCGGCAGAGCTGACTTGATCACAGACGGGCACAGGAGAGGTGGAAGGTCCCAGCCCACCATGGATCTCCTGGGAGCCGTCGCCCTGTTCCTGGTCATCTGCCTGTCCTACCTTCTGCTCCTCTCCACCTGGCGGCAAATGCAGGGCCGGGGGCAAATGCCCCCGGGGCCCACCCCGCTGCCCCTCCTCGGGAACCTGCTGCAGGTGGAGCTCCGCGACATGCGCAAGTCGCTGATGAAG ATCAGCGAGCGCTACGGCCCCGTCTACACCCTCCACCTGGGCCCCCGGCGGGTGGTGGTGCTGTGCGGCTACCAGGCGGTGAAGGAGGCCCTGCTGGACCAGGCCGAGGACTTCAGCGGGCGCGGGGAACAAGCCACCTTCAGCTGGCTCTTCGAGGGCTACG gaGTGATCTTCGCCAACGGGGAGCGGGCGAAGCAGCTGCGCCGGTTCTCCATCACCACACTGAGGAACTTCGGGGTGGGGAAGCGAGGCATCGAGGAGCGGATCCTGGAGGAGGCTCATTTCCTGCTGGAAGCCTTGCGGGGCACGAAAG GTTTGCCCTTCGACCCCACCTACTTCCTGAGCCGCACGGTGTCCAACGTCATTAGCTCCGTGGTCTTCGGGGACCGGTTCGACTACGAGGACAAGGAGTTtatctccctgctctccatgatGATGGACAGTTTCCACTTCACCGCCACGGCCTGGGGGCAG ctctacGAGATGTTCTCGTGCACCATGCGCTACCTGCCCGGCCCCCAGCGCGCAGCGTTCAAGCAGCTGGAGGGGCTGGAGAAGTTCATCGAGAGGAAGGTGAAGGCGAACCAGGAGACCCTGGACCCCAACTCCCCTCGGGATTTCATCGACTGCTTCCTGGTCAAAATGCAGCAG gaaaaggaaaatcctTCCTCTGAGTTCTTCCTGAAGAACATTGTTCTGACGGCGCTCAACGTCTTCTTCGCCGGGACGGAGACCGTCAGCACCACCCTGCGCTACggcttcctgctcctgctgaaatACCCGGAGATCGAAG AAAAGATCCACGAGGAGATCGACCGGGTGATCGGGCGGAACCGCGCCCCGAGCATGGAGGACCGGAGCCGGATGCCCTACACGGACGCCGTCATCCACGAGTTCCAGAGGTTCTGCGACGTCATCCCCATGGGCGTAGCACGCCGGGTGATCAGGGACACCCAGTTCCGGGGATACACTATTCCCAAG GGGACGGAGGTGTACCCGATGCTGGGATCCGTGCTGCATGACCCCACGCAGTTCAGCAGCCCCGACACCTTCGACCCCAGCCATTTCTTGGATGGGAACGGCCAGTTTAAGAAGAGCGACGCCTTCGTGCCCTTCTCAATAGGTACGAATTCCCCGCAGAGCTCGGTTCCGAGCGGCCCAAGCAGCGAGATCTGGGCCTGGCCCAGCCGCCCGCTGCTAGACCTCACCCTGCGTACGGAGAATTGTGaggccagatccccagccggtggaaatcagtgtcactccattGGGGTCAAggggctgttcacacacactcCGGGGTAG